AGACCGCATAACGAGGTCTGCTTTAATTTTCTGGTGGAGGCGAGGGGAGTCGAACCCCTGTCCGAAAGAACGGCTACAAAGGCTTCTCCGAGCACAGCCGGTGTTTTCGCTTCACCATCGGAGCGCCCGCCGGCAGGCTCTCATCAGGCTATCCCCGTGTATTTCCCGTTACATCCCCGGAGACCAGGATCTAACGGGTGAGCCTGCTGGATGACACCCGTTACCGGCCCGCAGGCGAGGCCGGGCGGGTGGGCTGCTTAATTAAGCAGCCAGAGCGTATTCGTTCTTGGCGTTTATTTGTTTTCCACCGTATTCCGGGCGGGTGGGACCCCGGCTCGCTACCTTTGCTCCAAATTCCCCCGTCGAAACCAGTACGCCCCCCTAATTCTTTATATTATACCACAACATATTATACCATAACTCCTTCGTCCCGCAAACACTTCGGAACCGCTGTAAAAATCAACCCCCCTGCTTTGTACCTGCGCGGCGGATATGGGTGGCTGTCTCGAAGCGTGACAAGAGTTCCTCCCAGGGAACCAGGTTCGCAGGGAGGTGGGCCGCCTAACGGTCACGCCCGCGCCATTCCCGCGCTATCTCCCGCGCCGCGTCCCGTTTCGCGATTTCTTCCCGCTTGTCGTACAATTTCTTCCCCCGCGCCAGCGCAAGCTCCACCTTCGCCTTTCCCCTTTTGAAATACAGGCGCAAAGGAATCAAAGTAAAGCCTTTCTGCGTTGTTTGACCCAGCAGGCGTTTAATTTCCCGTTTGTGCAGGAGGAGCTTCCGGGTGCGCTTGGGGTCGTGGTTGAACCGGTTCCCCTTTTCGTAGGGGCTGATGTGCATGTTGTGCAGGAAAACCTCGCCGCCGACCACTTCAGCGTAGCTGTCTCGCAAGCTTACTTTTCCGGCCCGCAGGGACTTTACCTCCGTCCCCACGAGAGCGATTCCGGCCTCGTATGTTTCATCGATAAAGTAATCGTGGCGCGCCTTCCTGTTTTCGGCAACGATTTTCACCGCTCCTTCCTTCGCCCCGGGCACTCTCCTCACCTCGCAATGCAACTCCTGTGGTCCCCGGCAAAGTACCGCCGACAACATTTTTAACAGTATTTTCGATAGAATTATACCACAAGCATCGCTTTCAGGCATCCTCAGGTAAGCGTCTCAAAAGGGCTTGCACCTGGTGTGCCGGGCAGGTCTTTTTGTTGAGCCGGAGGCAAAACACAGAACGTACCGGCCGCAGTGGCAATAAGCCGGTTTTCGCCATCCCGGATTTCCCCTTGAGCCTTGATCAAGCGCCCTTTTCGGTCTCCGGCCCGCCCCCTGGCCTCAAGAGGAACTCCAACCCGCGCCGGGCTGCGAAACCGCACCTCAATTTTTGCCGTTACTGTGAACTCGCCCTGCGCAAAAACCGCCTTGTACATCACCTCATCCAGCAGGGCAGCCAAAACGCCACCGTGTACCATCCCCGGGTATCCCTCCCAGCGTTCATCGGGGACAAAACCGGCGCGGACCTCCTCCCCATCAGCGTAAAAACGGACCCGGAGCCCCGCCGGATTTGCGTCACCACATACAAAACACTTTTGATACAGCGGCAATTCCTTCAACCAGACCATCCTCTCTTCGCCTGGCCCGTTGACACTATTAATCGTGGGGCCAGGATTTAACCCCGGAGTTTTTGTCCCGGTTGGAAATCAACTCAAAGTCGATCTGCCGGTCTTCCAGGCTCGCCCGCGCCACCTGGACCCGCACCCGGTCGCCGATCCGGTAGACCTTCTTTGTATGCTCTCCGGTCAAGGTATAGTTTTTTTCATTGAAATGGTAGTAGTCATCAGTCATTGAAGAGACGTGAACGAGCCCTTCGATCCCCTTAGAAAGGGCAACGAACATCCCAAAATTCGTAACGCTCACCACGATCCCTTCAAAAATTTCTCCCAGATACTGACGAAGATACTCTACCTTCTTGAGATCGACCGTTTCCCGCTCCGCCTCCTCGGCCACCAGTTCCCGCGCCGAACTCTGTTCCGCATAAACCGGCATCAGACTCTCAAGCTTTTTCTTGCCCTTCGGAGTAATGCTTCCATGGGCAAGAACCTCCCACAAAACCCGGTGGACGATCAGGTCCGGGTAGCGCCGGATCGGTGAAGTAAAATGGGTGTACAGCTGGACGGCCAGGCCAAAGTGCCCGAGGGGCCTGGGCTCGTAGCGGGCATGCTGCAGGGAACGGAGCATCACTGTGTGGACAACCAGCTGTTCGGGCCGGCCCTCGACCTTATGTAAAATATCTTGAAAAAAGCGGGGGTGAACGCCGTTATGATAAGGAATGTGAAAGCCAAAGCCGTGCAAAAACTCGTTCAATTGGGCCAGTTTCTCCGGATTCGGTTCCTCGTGAACCCGGTAAAGAAGGGGGGCTTCAAGATGATACAAATGCCGGGCAACGGTTTCATTGGCAATTAACATAAACTCCTCGATTATTTGGTTTGCAATGGACTGCTCCAGGAGCCAGACATCTACAGGGCGCCCCCTTTCGTCCAGTGTCACTTTGCTTTCGGGAAAATCAAAATCTAAAGCCCCCCGCTGTTGCCGCCGGTTCCGTAAAATCAGGCACAGGTCCCTCATCTGGTGGAAAGTCTCGACGAAGCAAGCGTAGCGGTGACATAGCTCCGGATCCTCCTCCTCTAAAACCCGGCGCACATTTGTGTAGGTCATCCTTTCGTCAACCCGGATCACAGAGGGCCCAATCTCGTAGCGGATAACGTGGCCTTCCCGGTTGATCTCCATAAAAACAGTCAGGGCAAGACGGTCCTCCCCCGCGTTGAGGCTGCAAATCCCGTTCGAAAGTCGCGGGGGGAGCATCGGGATCACCCGGTCCACCAGGTAGACGCTGGTACCGCGCCGGAAAGCCTCTTTATCCAATTCGCTGTTCTCTTTAACGTAATAGGCGACATCCGCAATGTGAACCCCAAGCCGGTAGTTCCCGGTAGGAAGAACCTCCAGCGATACGGCATCATCGAGGTCTTTCGCATCTTCCCCGTCAATGGTTATCATCGGAAGCTCCCGCAGGTCCCAGCGCCCTACCAGATCCTCCCGGGAAAGGTCGAGGGGGATCTTTTCAGCCTCGCACAGAACGCGTGCCGGAAAATCTTCCGGTAGACCGTATTTCTTCACAATTGCCAGGATATCAACCCCCGGCTCGCCTGTAGTTCCGAAACGCTCAACTATCTTCCCTTCAGGGCTGCGCCTTGCCCCGGGCCACTGCGTAATTTCTACAACTACCTTGTCTCCCCGGCGCACCCCTTTCATCCTGGCGCGGGGGATAAAAATGTCCCAGCCTAATCTTTTATCATCGGGGATCACGAAACCGAAGTGGCGCCCCTCCTCTTCCAGGGTTCCCACAACCCTCTCGTTGGCCCGCTTTAAGATCCTGATCACTTCCCCCTCAGGCCGTTTCCCCTTTAAACTGTAACCGAGGGGACGGACAATGACGCGGTCGTTATGCATCGCTCCGCCCAGGTTTTCTCTGGAGATATACAGGTCCCCGACCCTCTTGTTGTCAGGAACCAAAAAGGCGTACCCCTGCGGGTGGCCCTGGAGGGTCCCGACGTAAAGGTTCATTTTTTCGGGAATCCCGTACCTGTTTTTGCGGGTCCGAATAACCTCGCCCTCGGCCTCCATCTCCTCGAGGCAAAAGGCAAGGTCGCTGATTTCAATTTCATCAAACTGCCCGGCCAGCTCCTGAATGTTCAAGGGCCGGTTCGCTTTTGTTAATAAATTTAAGACCTGGTCTTTAAGGGTGGTTTCTTTTCTTTTTTTCTTGACCCCTTTTCGGGGCTCTTTTACCTGCCTCTGTTTCGCCAATTTTTCTTCACCTTTGCTGAAATTTTAACATTTCGATTTTATCACGGGGTCTTTCCTAAAACAACCAGAATCGCAAATTAATTAACACATTTTTAACAATCGTGACACATTTACTTATTATACCCCATCTTCGTTGACAAGATTAGAATAATTTGCTATGCTTTTTCTAGTCTCGAGAAAGGATACAAAATACAAAATCCAGTTTTAGCTGAAAAGGGGAGATGGCAGAGAAACTAAAAGGAAGGATCATTTTCTGAAATAACATGGAAAGGAGAAAGCCTGATGTCTGGAATTGAAAAACTACTTGTACTGGCACCCGTTGGATCAGTTCTGGCCGTGCTCTTTGCGGGATATCTCGCATACATCGTGATTAAGCGCTACGATGAAGGCCCGGCGGAAGTGGTCTTTATCGCCGAAGCGATCAGGGAAGGCGCAAAAGCTTATATCAAGCGCCAATACGGTGGAGTAGCCCTTTTCTTTGCTGTTATGTTCATTGTTCTTTTAATTATTGCCTGGAAGGGTTACCTCACTTTCTTCACGCCCTTCGCCTTTCTTACGGGAGGCTTCTTCTCCGGTCTTGCCGGTTTCATCGGAATGACGATGGCCACCAATTCCAGCGCCCGGACGGCGATGGCCGCCCGGGAAAGCCTTAATAAAGCGCTCCGGGTTGCCTTTGCCGGAGGCGCAGTGATGGGCCTGGTAGTAGTCGGTCTCGGACTTCTCGACCTGAGCATCTGGTACTACGTACTCGATTATATCTACCGCGACCTCGATACCGCCGTACGGATCCAGAATATTACCAGCACCATGCTGACATTCGGCATGGGTGCCAGCGCCCAGGCGCTTTTTGCCCGCGTTGGGGGCGGAATTTTTACCAAGGCCGCTGACGTGGGTGCGGATCTGGTGGGGAAAGTGGAGGCCAACATTCCCGAAGACGACCCCCGTAACCCCGCTGTAATCGCC
The Bacillota bacterium DNA segment above includes these coding regions:
- the smpB gene encoding SsrA-binding protein SmpB, producing MPGAKEGAVKIVAENRKARHDYFIDETYEAGIALVGTEVKSLRAGKVSLRDSYAEVVGGEVFLHNMHISPYEKGNRFNHDPKRTRKLLLHKREIKRLLGQTTQKGFTLIPLRLYFKRGKAKVELALARGKKLYDKREEIAKRDAAREIAREWRGRDR
- a CDS encoding PaaI family thioesterase produces the protein MVWLKELPLYQKCFVCGDANPAGLRVRFYADGEEVRAGFVPDERWEGYPGMVHGGVLAALLDEVMYKAVFAQGEFTVTAKIEVRFRSPARVGVPLEARGRAGDRKGRLIKAQGEIRDGENRLIATAAGTFCVLPPAQQKDLPGTPGASPFETLT
- the rnr gene encoding ribonuclease R — protein: MAKQRQVKEPRKGVKKKRKETTLKDQVLNLLTKANRPLNIQELAGQFDEIEISDLAFCLEEMEAEGEVIRTRKNRYGIPEKMNLYVGTLQGHPQGYAFLVPDNKRVGDLYISRENLGGAMHNDRVIVRPLGYSLKGKRPEGEVIRILKRANERVVGTLEEEGRHFGFVIPDDKRLGWDIFIPRARMKGVRRGDKVVVEITQWPGARRSPEGKIVERFGTTGEPGVDILAIVKKYGLPEDFPARVLCEAEKIPLDLSREDLVGRWDLRELPMITIDGEDAKDLDDAVSLEVLPTGNYRLGVHIADVAYYVKENSELDKEAFRRGTSVYLVDRVIPMLPPRLSNGICSLNAGEDRLALTVFMEINREGHVIRYEIGPSVIRVDERMTYTNVRRVLEEEDPELCHRYACFVETFHQMRDLCLILRNRRQQRGALDFDFPESKVTLDERGRPVDVWLLEQSIANQIIEEFMLIANETVARHLYHLEAPLLYRVHEEPNPEKLAQLNEFLHGFGFHIPYHNGVHPRFFQDILHKVEGRPEQLVVHTVMLRSLQHARYEPRPLGHFGLAVQLYTHFTSPIRRYPDLIVHRVLWEVLAHGSITPKGKKKLESLMPVYAEQSSARELVAEEAERETVDLKKVEYLRQYLGEIFEGIVVSVTNFGMFVALSKGIEGLVHVSSMTDDYYHFNEKNYTLTGEHTKKVYRIGDRVRVQVARASLEDRQIDFELISNRDKNSGVKSWPHD